One window from the genome of Hyphomonas neptunium ATCC 15444 encodes:
- a CDS encoding hemerythrin domain-containing protein, whose translation MGSTGKFQPIEPIPADLLQEPLIWFFAEHYRHRDLCARLLSAMQSVVFDEPALREIYRFLDEDLPLHVIDEEDDLFPLLRRRCEPDDQIGKVLGMLSAEHANDMSEAAAVKQIVATALAEQRGLACYKNAVQVIEPFCFQQKRHIAVENAVVLPIARHRLTVEDLDNLARRLAARRGLNDPFADAS comes from the coding sequence AGGGAAATTCCAGCCGATCGAACCGATCCCGGCCGACCTTCTGCAGGAGCCGCTGATCTGGTTCTTTGCAGAACACTACCGTCATCGCGATCTATGCGCCCGGCTGCTTTCGGCAATGCAGTCGGTCGTGTTCGATGAGCCTGCTTTGCGCGAAATCTACCGCTTTCTCGATGAGGACCTGCCTTTGCATGTTATCGACGAGGAAGATGATCTTTTTCCATTGCTGCGCCGGCGCTGCGAGCCTGATGACCAGATCGGGAAGGTACTGGGCATGCTGTCGGCTGAGCATGCGAATGACATGAGTGAAGCCGCCGCCGTGAAACAAATCGTGGCGACTGCCCTTGCTGAACAGAGAGGACTTGCCTGCTACAAAAACGCTGTGCAGGTTATTGAACCATTCTGCTTTCAGCAGAAGCGTCATATCGCGGTTGAAAATGCAGTTGTTCTTCCGATTGCGCGGCATCGCCTGACTGTGGAAGACTTGGATAATCTTGCGCGCAGACTCGCTGCGCGCCGTGGCCTCAACGATCCGTTTGCGGATGCCTCATGA
- the can gene encoding carbonate dehydratase, giving the protein MIGTLLNNNMNWASARVRADPGFFRRLSAQQAPEYLWIGCSDSRVPANEIVGLDPGELFVHRNIANLAPPRDINFLAVLQYSVEVLRVRHIIVCGHYGCGGVRAALDTERRGLIDHWLQPVSDLAHRHAGHLDKISDFDTRVNVACEHNVRAQVEYLGRNPFVTDAWRRGQKIAVHGWIYSIRDGLLRDLDLTIERPKDVDRLSAKAWFPDG; this is encoded by the coding sequence ATGATCGGAACACTGCTTAACAACAATATGAACTGGGCGAGCGCGAGAGTTCGGGCAGACCCTGGATTCTTCCGCCGGCTCTCTGCACAGCAGGCGCCGGAATATCTCTGGATCGGGTGCAGCGATAGCCGTGTACCTGCCAACGAAATTGTCGGGCTCGACCCGGGCGAACTCTTCGTCCACCGAAACATCGCGAATCTGGCGCCGCCGCGCGACATCAATTTTCTTGCTGTCCTTCAGTATTCCGTCGAAGTTCTGAGAGTGCGCCATATCATCGTTTGCGGGCATTATGGGTGTGGCGGTGTCCGGGCTGCCCTCGATACCGAACGTCGGGGCCTGATCGACCACTGGCTTCAGCCAGTTTCTGATCTTGCGCACAGACACGCCGGTCACCTCGATAAGATTTCTGATTTTGATACCAGGGTGAATGTCGCCTGTGAGCACAATGTCCGGGCGCAGGTCGAATATCTCGGTCGCAATCCGTTTGTGACGGATGCCTGGCGGCGTGGTCAGAAGATAGCAGTCCATGGATGGATTTATTCCATCCGGGACGGTCTGCTGCGCGATCTGGACCTCACAATCGAACGTCCCAAGGATGTTGACCGTCTTTCAGCGAAGGCCTGGTTTCCGGATGGATAG
- a CDS encoding molybdenum cofactor guanylyltransferase produces the protein MDRVGVAILAGGQGTRMGGRKPERHFRGRRLIDPVLDRVSAWGVPAIICVRKHGQVAANTFGQILDQPEIEGPLAGLLSALAWASSTNLDLLLTLPCDAPFLPEDLLSELKHASLDAAKPAVAASNGQRHPTCAIWPVDTLLCVTTYAGSGRRSLAGALDACEAIDVCWPDGQVDVFANINTPEDIIRLEL, from the coding sequence ATGGATAGAGTCGGAGTCGCCATTCTCGCAGGCGGGCAGGGAACACGGATGGGCGGCAGGAAGCCGGAACGGCATTTTCGAGGTCGCCGGTTGATTGATCCCGTGCTTGATCGTGTCTCAGCTTGGGGCGTACCGGCAATCATCTGTGTGCGGAAGCACGGGCAGGTAGCTGCCAATACATTCGGTCAGATACTGGACCAGCCTGAGATTGAGGGGCCTCTGGCCGGCCTGCTTTCAGCGCTCGCATGGGCCTCCAGTACAAACCTTGATCTCTTGCTCACCCTGCCATGTGATGCACCTTTTCTGCCCGAAGACCTACTCTCAGAATTGAAGCATGCCTCTCTGGATGCTGCGAAGCCGGCGGTCGCGGCGTCAAACGGGCAGCGCCATCCGACATGTGCGATTTGGCCCGTGGACACTTTATTGTGCGTGACGACTTATGCCGGGTCAGGGCGTCGCAGCCTGGCTGGTGCCCTGGATGCCTGCGAGGCCATCGACGTTTGCTGGCCCGACGGCCAAGTAGATGTGTTTGCGAACATCAATACGCCCGAGGATATCATCCGGCTGGAGCTTTGA
- a CDS encoding ferritin-like domain-containing protein, translating to MKVKLVSGPPTEPRTFEDPGELADRLTPEDVEIVREIFNTPLTGSYNWDYESANAKIRRLYELGKRFNWNAELDVDWEVPFDKSKGPSQAGLNPLHDHPVYQAMSEEQRNEYAWRSLAQVLSQFLHGEQGAMMVASQLVSCAPTYDAKLYAASQTFDEARHVEVFNKYLRTRCRVEYPVNPSLKLLLDKILTDPRWDLKFIGMQVLIEGLALAAFQTMSQTTRDPLLRQILHLVMRDEGRHVAFGVNYLEDWIKALPEEQIEERAQFAFEACAIMRERLFSTIVEEEFGFDREEARRASIDSAGGQAFRNFLFERMIPNLKRVGLLTDSVKPKFEALGVLHYENAATDAEIDWNSLERPLDTGPISVAAE from the coding sequence ATGAAGGTAAAACTCGTCTCCGGGCCACCAACAGAGCCGCGGACATTTGAAGACCCCGGAGAACTTGCCGACCGGCTTACACCGGAGGACGTCGAAATCGTCCGTGAAATATTTAACACACCGCTGACTGGGTCCTACAATTGGGATTATGAAAGCGCCAACGCCAAGATCCGGCGCCTTTACGAGCTGGGAAAGCGCTTCAACTGGAATGCGGAGCTCGATGTCGACTGGGAGGTTCCCTTCGACAAGTCCAAAGGCCCTTCGCAGGCCGGGCTTAATCCTCTTCATGACCATCCGGTCTATCAGGCAATGAGCGAAGAGCAGCGGAACGAATATGCCTGGCGCTCTCTGGCTCAGGTTCTGTCCCAGTTTCTCCACGGCGAGCAGGGCGCCATGATGGTCGCCTCGCAACTCGTGTCGTGTGCGCCGACCTATGATGCAAAGCTTTACGCTGCCTCACAGACCTTCGATGAAGCCCGGCATGTGGAGGTTTTTAACAAGTACCTGCGAACGCGTTGCCGGGTCGAATACCCCGTCAATCCTAGCCTCAAGCTTCTTCTGGACAAGATTCTTACAGACCCCCGCTGGGACCTCAAATTCATCGGTATGCAGGTGCTGATTGAGGGCCTCGCCCTTGCGGCATTCCAGACCATGTCGCAGACAACCCGGGATCCGCTATTGCGGCAGATCCTGCATCTCGTGATGCGTGACGAAGGCCGGCATGTTGCGTTCGGGGTCAACTATCTTGAAGACTGGATCAAGGCGCTCCCGGAGGAGCAAATCGAGGAGCGCGCCCAATTCGCGTTCGAAGCCTGCGCAATCATGCGGGAGAGGCTGTTCTCAACCATCGTCGAGGAGGAGTTCGGGTTTGACCGGGAAGAAGCCCGGCGCGCATCGATCGATTCCGCAGGAGGGCAGGCATTCCGAAACTTCCTCTTTGAGCGGATGATTCCCAATCTCAAACGGGTCGGCCTCCTGACTGATAGTGTGAAGCCCAAATTCGAGGCGCTTGGCGTTCTGCATTATGAAAACGCTGCCACAGATGCGGAGATCGACTGGAACTCCCTCGAACGCCCGCTCGACACGGGTCCCATTTCGGTCGCTGCTGAATAA
- a CDS encoding TetR/AcrR family transcriptional regulator produces MSQSERRLLSETQLLSAACQVALKEGLQRLTCEEVGRLAGYSRAQAYQRFGSREGLLVAAVRHLRLHRRNFWEARTTDNPTGLDALIEHVSVHLEGISLNLEMAAFFQVVLHHPQDLQALRSEVAIARSELLDELKALITSGLRDGSIDAQRNSEEDSVLLLGLMLGIATEFLVARRDDELRCLRTRGEEMIRLSFSSADGHLPMIRH; encoded by the coding sequence ATGTCACAGTCAGAAAGGCGACTTCTGTCGGAAACTCAACTCCTGTCTGCTGCTTGCCAGGTGGCCCTCAAGGAAGGCCTGCAACGGCTGACATGCGAAGAGGTGGGACGCCTTGCCGGGTACAGCAGGGCGCAGGCTTACCAGCGATTTGGCTCGAGAGAAGGGCTGCTGGTCGCGGCTGTTCGTCATCTGCGGCTCCATCGCCGGAATTTCTGGGAGGCGCGGACTACCGACAATCCGACCGGGCTCGACGCGTTGATCGAACATGTCTCTGTTCATCTTGAGGGCATATCTTTGAATCTTGAGATGGCGGCTTTCTTCCAGGTTGTGCTGCACCACCCGCAGGATCTCCAGGCGCTGCGCAGCGAGGTGGCGATAGCGAGATCCGAACTCCTGGATGAGTTGAAGGCTTTGATCACGTCAGGCCTTCGCGACGGTTCCATCGATGCGCAACGCAACAGTGAGGAGGACTCTGTCCTGCTCCTCGGTCTCATGCTTGGAATTGCAACGGAGTTTCTCGTTGCTCGCCGGGATGACGAGTTGAGATGCCTCAGGACTCGCGGTGAGGAGATGATCCGGCTTAGCTTTTCGTCTGCTGACGGCCATTTGCCAATGATCCGGCACTGA
- a CDS encoding acyl-CoA dehydrogenase family protein: MAMYLRGNDGSGSDAVTAHFRAEVIDFLDRELTPEMRMAGRATTGLKSARDACKEWAEKLYHRGWAAPLWPTAFGGAGWNDAQRLYFENACAERDAPIVQSSGVRTIGPLIISEGTPEQQARYLPKILSGDHEWCQGFSEPQAGSDLCALTLRANLDGDYFVLSGSKIWTSFASYATHMFLLARSDQESLGGAGLVFLLVELDRPGISIRPIRFIDGEAETNEVFFDQVRTPVNDRIGDIGDGWSTAKRLMAIARSNNTTTGLIRRALRAALRSVRSVPDPDPALLLRLSDYSMRIDAFEMLENRIGSSDIPINAGAASSMLKLIATELHQAITEVGLDGDPDGDFALAKYFATRAASIYSGTSEIHRNILYRSLV, from the coding sequence ATGGCTATGTATTTGAGAGGCAATGACGGGTCAGGTTCCGACGCGGTAACAGCGCACTTCCGCGCTGAAGTGATCGATTTTCTCGACCGTGAGCTAACACCGGAAATGCGCATGGCAGGCCGCGCAACGACGGGCCTTAAATCAGCCCGCGACGCTTGTAAGGAATGGGCTGAGAAGCTGTATCACCGCGGTTGGGCTGCCCCACTTTGGCCAACGGCATTTGGCGGCGCTGGATGGAACGACGCACAGAGGCTGTACTTTGAAAATGCCTGCGCAGAACGCGACGCACCGATTGTTCAATCATCTGGAGTCCGTACGATCGGACCGCTGATCATTTCAGAAGGCACACCGGAACAACAAGCTCGCTACCTGCCTAAAATCCTCAGCGGAGATCATGAATGGTGCCAGGGCTTTTCCGAACCGCAAGCCGGTTCTGATTTGTGCGCGCTTACGCTGCGGGCGAACCTTGACGGCGATTACTTCGTTCTGAGCGGCAGCAAGATCTGGACAAGCTTTGCCAGCTACGCAACTCACATGTTTCTCCTCGCCAGAAGCGACCAGGAAAGCCTTGGAGGCGCCGGCTTGGTATTCCTTCTCGTAGAGCTCGACCGGCCGGGCATCAGCATAAGACCGATCCGATTTATCGATGGCGAAGCGGAGACGAATGAGGTCTTTTTCGATCAGGTCAGAACCCCTGTAAACGACCGCATCGGTGACATAGGGGATGGCTGGAGCACCGCGAAGCGTCTTATGGCTATAGCCAGATCCAACAATACAACCACTGGCCTGATACGCCGGGCGCTGCGCGCTGCCCTCAGATCGGTCAGGTCGGTACCGGATCCTGATCCTGCCTTGCTGTTGCGGTTGTCAGACTACTCCATGCGTATTGATGCATTTGAAATGCTGGAGAACAGGATCGGTTCGAGCGACATCCCCATCAACGCTGGCGCGGCTAGTTCTATGCTGAAACTCATTGCCACCGAGCTTCATCAAGCCATCACAGAAGTCGGACTTGACGGTGACCCCGATGGGGACTTTGCGCTCGCCAAATACTTCGCCACTCGCGCCGCCAGCATCTACTCGGGCACCAGCGAAATTCATCGCAATATCCTGTATCGCTCTCTGGTTTAG
- a CDS encoding GMC family oxidoreductase, whose protein sequence is MDTAATPYPGDYDYIVVGAGSAGCVVANRLSKDKSRRVLLLEAGGKDNWIWFHIPVGYLFAIGNPRCDWMFETTPQPGLNGRTLAYPRGKVIGGSSAINAMISMRGQAADYDAWRDSGLPGWGWDDVLPVFRQIEDHFLGENEFHGTGGEWRVEPPRVKWDILDAVRNAAEEIGIPKTPDFNTGDNTGSGYFHVNQKAGRRWSSARGFLKPVLTRSNLRLETATLVETVTLDQGRATGVVFRQHGQRFTARANAEVILCAGAIGSPQILQRSGIGPAPVLIRAGIEPVAERPGVGANLQDHLQQRAIYKVSGTPTLNQTYYSLFGKAAMGLDYAIRRRGPLTMAPSQLGIFARSDESQTRANIQFHVQPLSLDRFGEPLHRYPAITIAACNLRPTSRGTVNIKSAEPGAPPVIDPNYLGTEEDRRVAADAIRLTRRLMQQPALKRFDPQEAVPGIADDRALSEIAGAIGTTIFHPVGTARMGRDDDPMAVVDAQLRVRGIGGLRVIDASIMPEITSGNTNTPTIMIAAKGAAMIMN, encoded by the coding sequence ATGGACACTGCAGCCACGCCCTACCCCGGCGACTATGATTACATCGTCGTCGGCGCCGGGTCGGCGGGATGTGTCGTTGCAAATCGTCTGTCGAAAGATAAATCCCGCCGGGTATTGCTTCTGGAAGCGGGCGGCAAGGATAACTGGATCTGGTTTCACATTCCCGTCGGGTATCTTTTTGCCATTGGCAATCCGCGCTGCGACTGGATGTTTGAAACCACACCGCAGCCGGGCCTGAATGGCAGAACCCTCGCCTATCCGCGCGGCAAGGTCATAGGGGGATCGTCCGCAATCAATGCCATGATCTCGATGCGCGGCCAGGCAGCAGATTATGACGCCTGGCGCGACAGCGGGTTGCCCGGTTGGGGCTGGGATGACGTTTTGCCCGTCTTTCGGCAAATCGAAGATCATTTCCTCGGCGAAAATGAATTTCATGGCACCGGCGGAGAATGGCGAGTCGAACCGCCACGGGTAAAATGGGACATCCTCGACGCCGTCCGCAATGCGGCGGAGGAAATCGGCATTCCGAAAACCCCCGATTTCAATACCGGCGATAATACTGGCTCAGGTTATTTCCATGTGAATCAGAAAGCAGGGCGGCGGTGGTCTTCGGCGCGCGGTTTTCTGAAACCCGTCCTGACGCGCAGCAATCTGCGCCTGGAAACCGCGACCCTTGTGGAAACAGTGACACTGGATCAAGGACGCGCCACCGGCGTTGTATTCCGGCAGCACGGCCAGCGCTTTACCGCGCGAGCCAATGCGGAAGTCATTCTATGCGCTGGCGCAATCGGCAGCCCCCAAATCCTCCAGCGTTCGGGTATTGGTCCCGCTCCGGTTCTGATCCGGGCGGGAATTGAACCGGTTGCAGAGCGGCCCGGTGTTGGCGCCAATTTGCAGGACCACCTTCAACAGCGCGCCATTTACAAGGTCTCCGGAACGCCTACGCTGAACCAGACTTACTACTCCTTGTTTGGCAAAGCGGCGATGGGTCTGGACTATGCCATCCGGCGGCGCGGGCCTTTGACCATGGCGCCGTCTCAGCTGGGCATTTTTGCGCGCTCGGACGAGAGCCAGACGCGGGCCAACATTCAGTTCCACGTCCAGCCACTGTCTCTGGACCGGTTCGGCGAGCCGCTGCACCGGTATCCCGCCATCACCATCGCAGCATGTAATCTGCGCCCAACCTCGCGCGGAACGGTAAACATAAAATCCGCTGAACCAGGGGCCCCGCCCGTTATCGATCCTAACTATCTTGGCACGGAGGAAGACCGGCGTGTCGCCGCCGATGCGATCAGGCTGACCCGGCGGCTGATGCAACAGCCGGCGCTCAAACGCTTTGATCCGCAGGAAGCTGTTCCCGGCATTGCCGATGACCGGGCGCTCTCAGAGATCGCCGGGGCGATCGGCACGACCATTTTCCATCCTGTGGGCACCGCAAGGATGGGCCGTGATGATGACCCGATGGCCGTCGTCGATGCTCAGCTTCGTGTGCGGGGTATCGGCGGGCTTCGTGTCATTGACGCGTCGATCATGCCTGAAATCACATCGGGCAATACAAATACGCCCACCATAATGATTGCGGCAAAGGGCGCCGCCATGATTATGAACTGA